The DNA sequence GGCGGCCGGGAATTCCGTGCCGGTTCGTAGCCGCGATTTCCCCCAGGGCAGAACGCAAGTCCCTTCCCCTGCCGTCGCACGCTCATAGGCTGGGAAAGTGAGCAAACAAGCGCCGAACGAAGCCCGCGTCATTCCCCTGCGCCCGCCGGCCGCGCGCCCGGGAACGACCCGCCCCGCGTCCGAACGCCCTGCCACTCAGGCACCCGCGCCCGCCGCCACACCGCCCGCCCCGGCACCCAAGGAACCCCTGTGGCGCGACCTGGTCGGCGACGTCCTGCGCCGCGAGCGCCTCGCCCAGGAACGCACCTTGAAGGACGTGGCCGACGCGGCCCGGATCTCCATGCCGTACCTCTCGGAGGTGGAGCGCGGCCGCAAGGAGGCCTCCTCGGAGGTCCTCGCGGCCGCCGCCCACGCCCTCGGACTCGGCCTCGGCGACCTGTTGTCGCAGGCGCAGGGCGAGCTCCTCCGGCTCACCGCCCGCCGCGCACCCACCGGCAGCCGCACCAGGGCCGGTTCACGGTACGACGGGATGTGCCTCGCGGCGTGAGGTCGCGCCGGCGCCTCAGACCCGCACGAGGCGCCGGCTCACCACCTCGTCGGCGAGGCCGTACGCCACGGCCTCCTCGGCGGTGAACACCTTGTCGCGGTCCATGTCCGCCCGCAGGGTCGCGATGTCGTGGTGGGTGTGCCGCGCCAGCACCTCCTCGACCTGCGAGCGGATCCGGACCATCTCCTTGGCCTGGAGGGCGAGGTCGGACACCATGCCCCGGCTGCCGCCGGTGGCGGGCTGGCCGAGCAGCACGCGCGCGTGCTCCAGCACGAACCGCCGCCCCGGATCCCCTCCGGCCAGCAGGACGGCCGCAGTGGAAGCCGCCTGGCCGACGCAGAAGGTCGAGATCGGCGCCTGCACGTAGGTCATCGTGTCGTAGATCGCCATCAGCGAAGTGAACGAGCCGCCGGGGGAGTTGAGGTAGATCGCGATCTCGTTCTCCGGAGCCGACGACTCCAGATGCAGGAGTTGCGCGATGACGACGTTGGCGACGCCGTCGTCGATCTCCGTACCGAGGAAGATGATCCGCTCCGACAGCAGCCGGCTGAACACGTCGGAGGACCGCTCGCCGTGCGCGGTCCGCTCGACGACGTACGGAATCGTGTAGTTGCCCATGTCACAGCCCCATCCGTCGCTTGGAGGCGGCCGGGCGGACGTCCGTGAGGGACTCCACGACCTGGTCCACCATGCCGTACTCCCTGGCCTCCTCGGCCGTGAACCAGCGGTCGCGGTCGCCGTCCCGGGAGATGGTCTCCGGGCTCTGGCCGGTGTGCTCGGCGGTGATCCGCTCGATGGTCTTCTTCGTGAACTCCAGGTTCTCCGCCTGGATCTCGATGTCCGCGGTGGTACCGCCGATGCCCGCCGACGGCTGGTGCATCATGATGCGCGCGTTCGGCAGCGCGTACCGCTTGCCCGCGCTGCCGACGCTCAGCAGGAACTGGCCCATGCTGGCCGCAAAGCCCATGGCGAGCGTCGCGACGTCGTTCGGGATCAGCCGCATCGTGTCGTAGATGGCCAGGCCCGCGTGCACGGAGCCGCCCGGGCTGTTGATGTACAGGCTGATGTCGGTGCGCGGGTCCTCCGCGGACAGGATCAGCAGTTGGGCGCAGACCCGGTTCGCGGAGACCTCGTCGACCTGGGTGCCCAGCAGGACGATGCGCTGGCCGAGGAGCTGGGCGGCCAACTGGTCGTCGAAGCGGGTGGGCGCGGTGTCGCCCTCCTCGGCCCGCGGCGCGAGCGTGGTGAGTGGAGTCATCGGTTCTCCTCGTGGTGGCGGGGATGCCTTCGACTCCACTCTTGACCTCGGACGACGCCGGAATGCGGTTTCTCTGCCCGCGGCAGATTCGCTACCGGCAGAGCGGGCGGCCCAGGCCTCTGCCGCGTCAGCCGTCGCCCTTCTCACGCAGTTGCCGGAAGAACGCCCGTACGTCCCCCACCAGCAGCTCCGGCTCCTCCATCGCCGCGAAGTGCCCGCCCCGGTCGAACTCCGTCCAGCGCACGATGTTCTCCGTCCGCTCCGCCTTGTGCCGCAGGGGGATCTGCGGGTCGCCGAAGAAGGACGCCACCGCGGTCGGGGCGGTCGAGGGCTCGTGCTGTGCGGCCACCCGGTCACCGTGGGCATGGGCGCGCTCGTAGTACACCCGGGCCGACGATCCCGCCGTGCCCGTCAGCCAGTACAGCATCACGTTGGTGAGCATCTGGTCCCGGTCGACGGCCTCCTCGGGCAGCTGCTCGGAGTCGGTCCACTCCTGGAACTTCTCCACGATCCAGGCGAGTTGGCCGACCGGCGAGTCCGTGAGCGCGTACGACAGGGTCTGCGGCCGGGTGGACTGCACGTGGAAGTAGCCCGTCGATCCGCGGAGCCACTGGGCCCACCGCCGCCAGGAGGTGAGCGTCCGCTCCCGCTCCTCGGGGCTCAGCGCCGCCAGCTCCTCGGCAGTCGGCTCGGTGGACGCCTGCGCGCCGGGCAGGAGATTGAGGTGGATGCCGATGACCCGGTCGGCGTGGACGCGGCCCAGCTCGCGGGAGATTCCCGCGCCCCAGTCGCCGCCCTGGGCGCCGAACCGCTCGTAGCCGAGGCGTGTCATCAGCTCGACCCACGCGTCCGCGATGCGACGCGCCTCCCAGCCGGTCTCGTGGGTCGGGCCGGAGAACCCGAATCCGGGAATGCTCGGCAGGACCACGTGGAAGGCGTCGGCGGGATCACCCCCGTGCGCCGCCGGGTCCGTCAACGCACCGACGATGTTCAGGAATTCCACGATCGAACCCGGCCAGCCGTGCGTGACGATCAGCGGGGTGGCGCCGGGCTCGGGCGAGCGGATGTGTGCGAAGTGCACATGCGCGCCGTCGATCTCGGTCGTGAACTGCGGCCACTCGTTCAGCCGCGCCTCCGCCGCCCGCCAGTCGTACTCGTGCCGCCAGTGCCGC is a window from the Streptomyces sp. NBC_00299 genome containing:
- a CDS encoding epoxide hydrolase family protein, with the translated sequence MTPSPAANGIHPFRIDIPQSDLDDLHDRLDRTRWPDELPGVGWAYGVPSEYLRELVRHWRHEYDWRAAEARLNEWPQFTTEIDGAHVHFAHIRSPEPGATPLIVTHGWPGSIVEFLNIVGALTDPAAHGGDPADAFHVVLPSIPGFGFSGPTHETGWEARRIADAWVELMTRLGYERFGAQGGDWGAGISRELGRVHADRVIGIHLNLLPGAQASTEPTAEELAALSPEERERTLTSWRRWAQWLRGSTGYFHVQSTRPQTLSYALTDSPVGQLAWIVEKFQEWTDSEQLPEEAVDRDQMLTNVMLYWLTGTAGSSARVYYERAHAHGDRVAAQHEPSTAPTAVASFFGDPQIPLRHKAERTENIVRWTEFDRGGHFAAMEEPELLVGDVRAFFRQLREKGDG
- a CDS encoding ATP-dependent Clp protease proteolytic subunit codes for the protein MTPLTTLAPRAEEGDTAPTRFDDQLAAQLLGQRIVLLGTQVDEVSANRVCAQLLILSAEDPRTDISLYINSPGGSVHAGLAIYDTMRLIPNDVATLAMGFAASMGQFLLSVGSAGKRYALPNARIMMHQPSAGIGGTTADIEIQAENLEFTKKTIERITAEHTGQSPETISRDGDRDRWFTAEEAREYGMVDQVVESLTDVRPAASKRRMGL
- a CDS encoding helix-turn-helix domain-containing protein, translating into MSKQAPNEARVIPLRPPAARPGTTRPASERPATQAPAPAATPPAPAPKEPLWRDLVGDVLRRERLAQERTLKDVADAARISMPYLSEVERGRKEASSEVLAAAAHALGLGLGDLLSQAQGELLRLTARRAPTGSRTRAGSRYDGMCLAA
- a CDS encoding ClpP family protease, with product MGNYTIPYVVERTAHGERSSDVFSRLLSERIIFLGTEIDDGVANVVIAQLLHLESSAPENEIAIYLNSPGGSFTSLMAIYDTMTYVQAPISTFCVGQAASTAAVLLAGGDPGRRFVLEHARVLLGQPATGGSRGMVSDLALQAKEMVRIRSQVEEVLARHTHHDIATLRADMDRDKVFTAEEAVAYGLADEVVSRRLVRV